From Chryseobacterium tructae, one genomic window encodes:
- a CDS encoding DUF5995 family protein, translated as MKTIEEVLKKLDEIIIWCKENKSPAGYFACTYRIMTAQVLKGIQQKKFEDNPRMILLDIAFAQRYLEAWESYTHGKKCTNSWYIAFEATTNKDLLILQHIFLGMNAHINLDLGISAASIMPYRKINPLKMDFGNINTVIASINQKVQDSLNQICYPVQLIDQISNGKDNAILDFAISKARDTSWATAVIASNTPNFLREQVINIVDYAAAKVATQILNPKILTPTLLKELKKCESNDVVKNIEILESTKSF; from the coding sequence ATGAAAACCATTGAAGAAGTTCTGAAAAAACTTGATGAAATTATCATCTGGTGCAAAGAGAACAAAAGCCCCGCAGGATATTTTGCCTGTACTTACCGAATTATGACGGCGCAGGTTTTAAAAGGGATACAACAAAAAAAGTTTGAAGATAATCCCAGAATGATACTGCTTGACATCGCTTTTGCACAACGATACCTTGAAGCATGGGAAAGCTACACTCATGGTAAAAAATGTACTAATTCCTGGTATATTGCTTTTGAAGCCACAACGAATAAAGATCTTCTCATCTTACAGCATATTTTTCTGGGAATGAATGCTCATATTAATTTGGATCTGGGAATCTCTGCCGCTTCCATTATGCCCTACCGGAAAATTAATCCTTTAAAAATGGACTTTGGAAATATTAATACTGTTATTGCCTCTATTAATCAGAAAGTACAGGATTCTCTGAACCAAATATGCTATCCCGTACAACTCATTGATCAGATTTCCAACGGAAAAGACAATGCCATTTTGGATTTTGCTATTTCCAAAGCCAGAGATACTTCATGGGCAACAGCTGTGATTGCATCCAATACGCCTAATTTTCTAAGAGAACAGGTCATTAATATTGTAGATTATGCAGCTGCAAAAGTCGCTACACAGATCTTAAACCCCAAAATCCTTACTCCTACTCTTCTCAAAGAACTGAAGAAATGTGAAAGCAATGATGTGGTAAAGAATATCGAAATTCTGGAATCTACGAAATCCTTTTAA
- a CDS encoding efflux RND transporter permease subunit, with product MRKFVQNIVSFSLKNSLIVLLGTFMLLLGGIYSYMHTPIEAFPDVTNTRVRVITQWPGRSAEEIEKFVTLPISKEMNAIPNKTSVRSISLFGLSVVTVIFDDHVNDFYAQQYASNKLGNVNLPSGAEYSIEPPSGATGEIYRYIIKSKLPIKEVTAIQDWVVERELLAVPGVADVVSFGGEEKTYEIKINPTELHNYDLSPLDVYEAVSKSNINVGGDVVAKGDQAYVVRGIGLLEKKEDIENIKIEVKGSTPILVKHVAEVKISAKPRLGQVGYNKENDVVEGIVIMLRGENPSEVIARLKDRIEELNGGELPGDVQIVPIIDRTELVNTTVHTVSKNLIEGVILVSIIVFIFLYNWRTTFIVASVIPLAFLFAIIMLKIQGLPANLISMGALDFGLLLEGTLVIVEHVFVALELKAKKIGLKRFNKISKLGIIKKSAGSVASYIFFALLILIVALMPIFSFQKVEGKMFSPLAFTLGYALLGSLILSLTYVPAMCKLLLTKNIEEKENFISRFFKVNIYRIYEFSVRYKKGFMIGFVALLALCGWRFSNYGSEFLPKLNEGAIYVRATLPNSVNLDESVRLTKEMKEILMKYDEVKFVMTQTGRPNDGTDPTGFFNIEFNIQLKPENEWKKKISKDELLEEMRVSLEKYPGINFGFSQPIQDNVEEYVAGVKAPLVIKIFGNNLFELENYANQVANSIRTVPGISDVNVFKNIGLPELRIQLHDSKMAKYGISTADAQAVIEMTIGGQAATKFYEEERMFDVMLRFEKQYRDTPEKMGNILIPTQDNKKVPLKEIATIDYHTGPSFIYREGNSRYIGVGFNIEGRDLGSTIKEAKEKVDKEVKLPKSHKMTWAGEFESKERAAKQLAMVVPISLVLILMLLYFNFGNVKDTLISSITLAFAFIGGFLSLWFTGTIFGISAGIGFIILFGVATIDGIVLIGVMKENLQNRMSLKESISEGVKSRIRPVVMIALMGSMGLLPAAMSNGMGSEIQKPLAIMIVGGLIICMLLSFTILPIVFYYAYRKKNKETL from the coding sequence ATGCGAAAATTTGTACAGAATATAGTTTCCTTCTCTTTAAAAAACTCATTGATCGTTCTTTTGGGAACATTTATGTTGTTGCTTGGAGGAATCTATTCCTATATGCACACTCCGATTGAAGCATTTCCGGATGTTACCAATACCAGAGTGAGGGTCATTACTCAATGGCCGGGAAGAAGTGCTGAGGAAATAGAAAAGTTTGTCACATTACCAATTTCCAAGGAAATGAATGCTATTCCGAATAAAACTTCGGTACGGTCTATTTCCCTGTTCGGATTATCTGTGGTGACGGTGATTTTCGATGACCATGTCAATGATTTTTATGCACAGCAATATGCATCCAATAAGCTGGGAAATGTAAATCTTCCCTCGGGTGCAGAATACAGTATTGAGCCTCCATCAGGAGCTACCGGTGAGATTTACCGATATATTATCAAGAGTAAATTACCGATAAAAGAAGTCACTGCTATTCAGGATTGGGTGGTTGAAAGAGAGTTGTTGGCTGTTCCTGGCGTTGCTGATGTCGTGAGTTTTGGTGGTGAAGAAAAAACGTATGAAATAAAAATTAATCCTACAGAATTACACAATTACGACCTTTCCCCCCTGGATGTGTATGAAGCAGTTTCGAAGAGTAATATTAATGTAGGTGGTGATGTTGTAGCAAAAGGAGATCAGGCTTATGTGGTGCGGGGGATTGGTCTTTTGGAAAAGAAAGAGGATATTGAAAATATTAAGATTGAAGTAAAAGGTTCTACACCTATTCTGGTAAAACACGTTGCTGAAGTTAAAATATCAGCAAAACCAAGATTGGGACAGGTAGGATATAATAAAGAAAATGATGTTGTAGAAGGAATTGTTATCATGCTTCGTGGAGAAAATCCAAGTGAGGTAATTGCAAGACTTAAAGACAGAATAGAGGAATTGAATGGCGGAGAATTACCTGGAGATGTTCAGATTGTTCCCATCATTGATCGTACAGAATTGGTAAATACAACCGTTCATACTGTTTCCAAAAACCTGATTGAAGGAGTTATTCTGGTTTCCATTATTGTATTCATCTTTCTTTACAATTGGCGAACAACGTTTATTGTAGCATCAGTAATTCCATTGGCTTTCCTTTTTGCCATTATTATGCTGAAAATTCAAGGACTTCCGGCTAACCTTATTTCGATGGGAGCATTGGATTTCGGGCTGTTGTTGGAAGGAACTCTCGTCATCGTCGAACATGTGTTTGTCGCCCTAGAACTGAAGGCCAAGAAGATTGGATTAAAGAGATTCAATAAAATTTCCAAACTGGGAATCATTAAGAAAAGTGCAGGAAGTGTGGCAAGCTATATTTTCTTTGCCTTATTGATCCTGATTGTAGCTTTGATGCCTATCTTCTCTTTCCAGAAAGTGGAAGGTAAAATGTTCTCTCCTTTAGCCTTTACATTAGGATATGCGCTGCTAGGTTCATTAATCCTGAGCTTGACCTATGTTCCGGCAATGTGTAAGCTTTTGTTAACTAAAAATATTGAAGAAAAAGAAAACTTTATTTCAAGATTCTTTAAGGTAAATATTTATAGAATTTATGAATTCAGTGTTCGTTATAAGAAAGGATTTATGATCGGTTTTGTAGCCTTGCTTGCACTTTGTGGGTGGAGATTTTCCAACTACGGTTCAGAATTCTTACCTAAGCTGAATGAAGGTGCTATTTATGTACGTGCCACTCTTCCAAATAGTGTGAATCTGGATGAATCTGTTCGGTTAACCAAAGAGATGAAGGAGATTTTAATGAAGTATGATGAAGTGAAATTCGTAATGACACAGACAGGACGTCCTAATGACGGAACAGACCCTACAGGATTCTTTAATATTGAGTTTAATATCCAGCTGAAACCGGAAAATGAATGGAAGAAAAAGATATCCAAAGATGAGCTTCTTGAAGAAATGAGAGTCTCCCTTGAAAAATATCCGGGAATTAATTTTGGATTCAGTCAGCCGATTCAGGATAATGTGGAAGAATATGTAGCCGGAGTAAAAGCACCACTGGTGATTAAAATATTCGGAAACAATTTATTTGAACTTGAAAATTATGCCAATCAGGTTGCTAATTCTATCAGAACGGTTCCTGGAATTTCAGATGTAAATGTCTTTAAAAATATTGGCCTTCCTGAATTGAGGATACAGCTCCACGATTCCAAAATGGCAAAATACGGAATTTCCACAGCAGATGCCCAAGCGGTGATTGAAATGACCATTGGCGGACAGGCTGCTACCAAGTTCTATGAAGAAGAAAGAATGTTTGATGTGATGCTGAGATTCGAAAAACAATATCGTGACACCCCTGAAAAAATGGGAAATATTCTGATCCCAACTCAGGATAATAAAAAAGTTCCATTAAAGGAAATTGCAACGATTGACTATCATACCGGGCCATCATTCATTTATCGTGAAGGAAACAGCAGATACATTGGGGTAGGATTTAATATTGAAGGGCGTGACCTGGGAAGCACTATTAAGGAAGCAAAAGAAAAAGTGGATAAAGAGGTGAAACTTCCGAAAAGCCACAAGATGACTTGGGCAGGCGAATTCGAAAGTAAAGAAAGAGCAGCTAAGCAATTGGCGATGGTTGTTCCTATTTCGCTTGTGCTTATTCTGATGCTGTTGTATTTCAACTTTGGGAATGTAAAAGATACCCTGATCTCTTCTATTACATTAGCCTTTGCATTCATCGGCGGATTTTTATCCCTTTGGTTTACAGGAACCATTTTTGGAATCTCAGCGGGAATCGGTTTTATTATCCTTTTCGGTGTCGCTACTATTGATGGGATCGTTCTGATCGGTGTGATGAAAGAGAATCTCCAGAATAGAATGTCACTTAAAGAATCCATTTCTGAAGGAGTGAAAAGCAGAATTCGTCCGGTAGTGATGATTGCATTAATGGGATCTATGGGACTTCTTCCGGCAGCAATGTCCAACGGAATGGGATCCGAAATTCAAAAACCTTTGGCCATTATGATTGTTGGTGGATTAATTATCTGTATGCTGCTTTCATTTACCATATTACCAATTGTGTTCTATTATGCTTACCGTAAAAAGAATAAGGAAACACTATAG
- a CDS encoding efflux RND transporter periplasmic adaptor subunit → MKMNTTKYIAVIYLSALVTLTGCKDEKPTHEIEKGYCLNKELKKDIKLAKAEMLPIEESITLTGEVESNSDKTVPFVSLVDGVVTDTYFSLGDYVKKGQVLASVKSTAVNEMQDDTQTLQAQLAVAKRKLASVEAMYKDDIASQKDLQEARAEVTILQSNISKTHKNMQLYSAGGNTIQIKAPADGYVISKNVSKGMPVTAGGDQLFTISNLDKVWVMANVYATNMRHVYVDQPVVVKTLAYPDDSFAGKINNISQVFNENERVLKAKIIMDNNGMKLRPGMSADVVLPVNSQNKSALAIPAKALIFDNNQSYVVVYKKDCELEIRPVTEIASNSQYIYVEGDLKQGENVIASNGLLIYENLKNQLNNSKK, encoded by the coding sequence ATGAAAATGAACACTACTAAATATATCGCAGTAATTTATCTGTCAGCCCTGGTAACGCTTACGGGTTGTAAGGATGAAAAACCAACTCATGAAATTGAAAAAGGATATTGCCTCAACAAAGAACTTAAAAAAGATATTAAACTGGCTAAGGCGGAAATGCTTCCTATTGAAGAAAGTATAACCCTCACCGGAGAAGTGGAAAGTAACTCTGATAAAACAGTTCCCTTTGTAAGTCTCGTGGATGGAGTGGTAACTGATACCTATTTTTCTCTTGGAGATTATGTGAAAAAAGGGCAGGTTCTGGCTTCTGTAAAAAGTACAGCGGTTAATGAAATGCAGGATGACACTCAAACATTACAAGCCCAGCTTGCAGTAGCTAAAAGAAAATTAGCCTCTGTAGAAGCAATGTATAAAGATGATATTGCCTCTCAGAAAGATCTTCAGGAAGCAAGAGCTGAAGTGACAATCCTTCAGTCTAATATTTCAAAGACTCACAAGAATATGCAATTGTATTCTGCGGGGGGAAACACCATTCAGATTAAGGCACCTGCAGATGGATATGTTATTTCTAAAAATGTTTCTAAAGGAATGCCCGTAACAGCAGGGGGTGATCAGCTTTTTACCATTTCCAATCTGGATAAAGTCTGGGTGATGGCTAATGTATATGCTACCAATATGAGGCATGTTTATGTAGATCAGCCGGTAGTGGTAAAAACATTGGCTTATCCTGATGACAGTTTTGCAGGAAAGATCAATAATATATCTCAGGTTTTTAATGAAAATGAGAGGGTATTAAAAGCAAAAATTATCATGGATAATAACGGTATGAAGCTTAGACCGGGAATGTCTGCCGATGTTGTACTGCCAGTTAATTCACAAAATAAAAGCGCTTTGGCTATTCCTGCGAAAGCTTTGATCTTCGATAATAATCAAAGCTATGTTGTAGTATATAAAAAAGACTGCGAGCTGGAGATAAGACCTGTAACAGAGATTGCTTCAAATAGTCAGTATATATATGTAGAAGGAGATCTGAAGCAGGGAGAAAATGTAATTGCTTCCAATGGATTGTTGATTTATGAGAACCTGAAAAACCAATTAAATAATTCTAAGAAGTAA
- a CDS encoding TolC family protein, with protein sequence MKKIFFTLFYIHCFSFFSAQVSDTLKISRKEAEAIFLDKNLDIIAQKLEISQAEARALQAKYWPNPKLSISEVNLWRTYDIEEQPALIGNWGKNTQISAEIEQVIQTAGKRRKNIELQKIEVEGEKYELQEVLRELKKTLRNSITDILYNQEQQKIYQGQIASIEKLTKSYNNQLTLGNISKAEYIRLKAQEIEFKKKLVSLKQEIEDQQAELKALLMIPAHSYLMISDSFTMPEKQLSELELTQWLEKAKENRPDIMISKNKEKHASKNLEIQNAMKTPDVAVSIGYDRGGNIMKDFIGLGVSVDLPIFDRNKGNIQEAKLEIEKSKNEIRKNQLKSENEIVSVFRNYIRTQEVSEEIDDSYESTLDGLLVSHEKNFRLRNISMLEYMDFLEAYISNKMIILDTKKELNQYYENLQYVVGQDL encoded by the coding sequence TTGAAGAAGATTTTTTTTACACTTTTTTATATTCATTGTTTCAGTTTTTTTTCGGCACAGGTTTCAGATACTCTGAAGATCAGCAGAAAGGAAGCTGAGGCAATTTTTTTGGACAAAAACCTCGATATTATTGCCCAAAAACTGGAGATTTCTCAGGCGGAAGCCAGAGCACTTCAGGCAAAATACTGGCCTAATCCTAAGCTAAGCATTAGTGAGGTAAACCTCTGGAGAACTTATGATATTGAAGAGCAGCCCGCATTGATTGGAAATTGGGGAAAGAACACCCAGATCTCTGCCGAAATAGAACAGGTCATTCAGACTGCCGGGAAACGAAGAAAAAATATTGAATTGCAGAAAATTGAAGTAGAAGGCGAAAAATACGAATTACAGGAAGTATTGCGTGAGCTGAAAAAAACTTTGAGAAATTCAATTACCGATATTTTATATAATCAAGAACAGCAAAAGATATATCAGGGGCAGATCGCTTCCATCGAAAAATTAACCAAGTCTTACAATAACCAATTAACCTTGGGAAATATCAGTAAGGCTGAATATATCCGTTTGAAGGCACAAGAAATTGAATTTAAGAAAAAGCTTGTGTCATTGAAGCAGGAAATTGAAGATCAACAAGCGGAACTAAAAGCTTTACTGATGATTCCGGCTCATTCTTACCTTATGATTTCGGATTCGTTTACCATGCCGGAAAAGCAGCTTTCAGAACTTGAACTTACGCAATGGCTGGAAAAAGCAAAAGAAAATCGCCCGGACATTATGATCTCTAAAAATAAAGAGAAGCATGCCAGCAAAAATCTTGAAATTCAAAATGCAATGAAAACTCCAGATGTGGCCGTTTCCATTGGCTATGACCGTGGCGGAAATATTATGAAAGATTTTATTGGATTAGGAGTCTCAGTAGATCTTCCCATCTTCGACAGAAATAAAGGGAATATTCAGGAGGCTAAGCTCGAGATTGAAAAAAGTAAAAATGAAATCCGTAAAAATCAGCTGAAATCAGAGAATGAAATTGTCTCTGTTTTCAGAAACTATATCCGTACTCAAGAAGTCTCTGAAGAAATTGATGATTCCTACGAATCTACACTGGATGGTTTATTAGTGAGTCATGAAAAGAACTTCAGACTAAGAAATATCAGCATGCTGGAGTATATGGATTTTCTTGAAGCCTACATCAGCAACAAAATGATCATACTAGATACTAAAAAAGAGCTTAATCAATATTATGAAAACCTGCAATATGTGGTAGGACAGGATTTATAA
- a CDS encoding sensor histidine kinase → MTLRNRFTLISSLSFGIVSIITSAVIFFAYYDSTKIFYFEKLRNAALISAIYYLEKDELPKDRHAQIKQEYKHLIQNNQVAVYNQNNEVTFGQNLNDENIKPIHIQAARNNKGTQFMSGNQFYYGIFYPDNQGDFVVFVKSPNDSFQSQIWRLSIIMLSVLIIGLLAIYFLSRYLSKIVYKPISNVVERINKVEYNNISTAITSTNTNDEIEDLIKSYNKLLGRISENVLLQQNFINYVSHEFKTPLAAISGNLEVFAQKDRTPEEYKKVAKESLDNVYEIENILNNLLLMSGMTKLESSHKQVRIDELIWKIYEKLEGKAKENHSNIKIQLQVTKSSLLEFPGNETLLYLALYNIVENAIKYSRDHSVDIILSEKNNQLNIEVKDQGKGIPTDDLAKITETFYRGKNVDGVKGSGIGLSLSKSIFDHHHITMKIDSKVDVGTNVMLVFPVTL, encoded by the coding sequence ATGACACTTAGGAACAGGTTTACCCTTATTTCCAGTCTTTCATTCGGGATTGTTTCTATCATCACATCTGCGGTGATATTTTTTGCCTATTATGACAGTACGAAGATCTTTTATTTTGAAAAGCTTAGAAATGCAGCTCTGATTTCTGCGATTTATTATCTTGAAAAAGATGAATTACCAAAAGATAGACATGCTCAGATTAAACAGGAGTATAAGCATCTTATTCAAAATAATCAGGTAGCAGTTTATAATCAAAATAATGAGGTGACATTTGGGCAAAATCTGAACGATGAAAATATCAAACCCATTCATATACAAGCGGCAAGAAATAATAAAGGAACACAGTTTATGTCTGGTAATCAATTCTATTACGGGATTTTTTACCCTGATAATCAAGGGGACTTTGTGGTTTTTGTAAAATCTCCGAATGATTCATTTCAATCACAGATTTGGAGGCTTTCTATCATTATGCTTTCTGTGTTGATTATTGGGTTGCTGGCTATTTATTTTTTAAGCCGATATCTGTCAAAGATTGTTTATAAACCCATTTCTAATGTGGTAGAAAGAATCAATAAAGTGGAGTATAATAATATTTCTACAGCCATTACTTCCACCAATACCAATGATGAAATTGAGGATCTGATCAAATCTTATAATAAATTATTGGGCAGAATTTCTGAAAATGTACTGTTACAGCAGAATTTCATCAACTATGTATCTCATGAGTTTAAAACGCCTTTAGCTGCTATCTCCGGAAACCTTGAAGTATTTGCTCAAAAAGACAGAACTCCTGAAGAATATAAAAAAGTAGCCAAAGAATCTCTGGATAATGTTTATGAGATTGAAAATATTCTTAATAATCTTCTTCTGATGTCAGGAATGACCAAGCTTGAATCTTCTCATAAGCAGGTAAGAATAGATGAATTGATTTGGAAGATTTACGAAAAGCTGGAAGGTAAAGCAAAGGAAAATCATTCCAATATTAAAATACAGCTTCAAGTCACAAAATCTTCTCTATTAGAATTTCCCGGGAACGAAACACTTCTCTATTTAGCATTATATAATATTGTAGAAAATGCAATTAAGTATTCCCGTGACCATTCTGTAGATATCATTTTGTCTGAAAAGAATAATCAACTGAATATTGAGGTGAAAGACCAAGGAAAAGGAATTCCTACGGATGATCTGGCGAAAATTACCGAAACATTCTACAGAGGAAAGAACGTAGATGGAGTTAAAGGCAGCGGGATTGGACTGTCTTTGTCTAAAAGTATTTTTGACCACCATCATATTACTATGAAAATTGATTCTAAAGTAGATGTAGGGACGAATGTCATGCTTGTATTTCCTGTTACTCTTTAA
- a CDS encoding response regulator transcription factor, translating to MNILLVEDDQRISSFLLKGLSEAGYHMTLADSGEKAREILHTYDFDIILMDIMLPGLDGMQLTQMIRFKGNYTPILVLSALNSPDDKIKMLDLGADDYLSKPFHFEELISRIKALTRRNKLSYQKEDQYLSCGSIIIDTDLHKVTQNDKEIEFSPTEYKLFTFLMENKNKVVSRTQILHNVWGIDFDNTTNVVDVYISYVRNKIDETEQKIIHTVKGTGYLIKD from the coding sequence ATGAATATCTTATTGGTAGAGGACGATCAGAGAATTAGCAGCTTCCTGTTGAAAGGACTTTCCGAAGCCGGTTATCATATGACGCTTGCTGATTCCGGTGAAAAAGCCAGAGAAATTCTTCATACTTATGATTTTGATATTATATTAATGGATATTATGCTTCCCGGGTTGGATGGAATGCAACTTACTCAAATGATAAGGTTTAAAGGGAATTACACTCCGATCTTGGTATTAAGTGCATTAAATAGTCCAGATGATAAAATTAAAATGCTGGATCTGGGAGCAGATGACTATTTGTCCAAACCTTTTCATTTTGAAGAATTGATCTCAAGGATTAAGGCGTTGACACGAAGAAATAAACTCAGTTACCAAAAAGAGGATCAATATCTGTCTTGTGGAAGTATCATCATAGATACAGATCTTCATAAGGTCACGCAGAATGATAAAGAGATTGAATTTTCTCCTACAGAATACAAACTTTTTACTTTTCTGATGGAGAATAAAAATAAAGTAGTGAGCAGAACCCAGATTTTGCATAATGTTTGGGGAATTGATTTTGATAATACTACGAATGTGGTGGATGTATATATTTCCTACGTTCGTAATAAAATTGATGAAACAGAACAGAAAATTATTCATACCGTTAAGGGAACAGGATATTTAATTAAAGATTAA
- the rmuC gene encoding DNA recombination protein RmuC, with protein sequence MEMTYLIIGCIVGGALGAIILYFALKSSMVSRSSYDELNFLHIKNKSDLENANKRVQELDHNLNKEKELNIQHQDLLNDLKNEFAKLSAQHSSLNSQFQEQKQLTLKQEFQIETLIAEKQDFFAKNSELSAQNENLQKLLDTQKGEITKIQEESKLQFENLANKILEEKTEKFTTLNQNNLKNILEPFQEKITDLKNRVNEAYEKENKERFSLAEKVKELAELNQQISEDAKKLTRALKGESKTQGNWGEMILESILEKSGLVKGREYFLEHELRDEDNKALFSEFSGKKMRPDAVVKYPDERNVIIDSKVSLTAFTELVDETDQDVYTMKLNQHLSSIKNHIMQLSQKAYDDYGKSLDFVMMFIPSEPAYIAAMQADQNLWNYAYERRILLLNPSNLITSLKLIADLWKREYQNKNALEIADRGARLYDKFVGFVDNLEKVGRNLDLAKNVYNDAYKQLYTGNDNLVIQTQKLKSLGIKNKKDLPQSLIDNSNIIE encoded by the coding sequence ATGGAGATGACCTATTTAATTATTGGATGTATTGTTGGCGGAGCCTTGGGAGCCATTATCTTATACTTTGCCTTGAAATCGTCTATGGTTTCAAGAAGCTCTTATGATGAGCTTAACTTCTTACACATCAAAAACAAATCGGATCTTGAAAATGCAAACAAAAGAGTTCAGGAACTCGATCATAATCTCAACAAAGAAAAGGAACTCAATATCCAACATCAGGATCTTCTGAATGATCTGAAAAATGAATTTGCCAAACTTTCGGCACAACACTCTTCATTAAACAGTCAATTTCAGGAGCAAAAACAATTAACCTTAAAACAGGAATTTCAAATAGAGACTCTTATTGCTGAAAAACAGGATTTTTTTGCTAAAAACTCAGAACTTTCTGCTCAGAATGAAAACCTTCAAAAGTTACTGGATACTCAAAAGGGAGAGATCACCAAAATACAGGAAGAATCTAAACTGCAATTTGAAAATCTGGCCAATAAGATTTTAGAAGAAAAAACAGAAAAATTCACCACCTTAAATCAAAATAATCTAAAAAACATTCTTGAACCTTTTCAGGAAAAAATCACTGATTTGAAAAACAGAGTGAATGAGGCTTATGAAAAGGAAAATAAAGAGCGTTTCTCTCTTGCTGAGAAAGTAAAAGAACTTGCGGAACTGAACCAGCAAATCTCTGAAGATGCAAAAAAATTAACCCGAGCCTTGAAAGGTGAAAGTAAAACCCAGGGAAATTGGGGCGAAATGATTCTGGAAAGTATCCTGGAAAAATCAGGGTTGGTAAAAGGAAGGGAATATTTCCTGGAACATGAGCTTCGCGATGAAGATAACAAAGCATTATTCTCAGAATTTTCGGGTAAAAAAATGCGTCCTGATGCCGTCGTAAAATATCCGGATGAAAGAAATGTTATTATTGACTCTAAGGTTTCTCTTACCGCTTTCACAGAATTGGTAGATGAAACCGATCAGGATGTTTATACCATGAAGCTTAATCAGCATTTGAGCTCTATCAAAAATCACATTATGCAGCTTAGTCAAAAAGCTTATGATGACTATGGCAAATCACTGGATTTTGTGATGATGTTCATCCCAAGTGAACCCGCTTATATTGCAGCTATGCAGGCAGACCAAAATCTTTGGAACTATGCCTATGAAAGAAGAATTTTGTTATTAAATCCCAGCAATCTTATCACTTCTTTAAAACTGATTGCCGATCTTTGGAAACGGGAATATCAGAACAAAAATGCGCTTGAAATTGCTGACAGGGGAGCCCGATTATATGATAAATTTGTTGGATTTGTGGATAATCTTGAAAAAGTAGGCCGTAATCTCGACCTTGCCAAAAATGTTTACAATGATGCTTACAAGCAACTTTACACTGGAAATGATAATCTTGTGATCCAGACTCAGAAACTGAAGTCATTAGGTATAAAAAATAAAAAAGATCTACCTCAAAGCCTTATTGACAACAGTAATATAATAGAATAA
- a CDS encoding LytTR family DNA-binding domain-containing protein, producing MKYLPSLKSHSYPKSESFAEILLSSFGAGIIVYLFLIIFQPFGTESFHHPHKYLLLFPYTIIFGAVFFISNLYTSRLNDWNIGSELLKILIILFLGSILAYFYNSLVISRVSLSFENYGYMFLYSLAVGIPISTIYVLSRYIYLKKSHENIARNIAPILNDNTGNSKAEILTILVNNTEIAISTADFLCAQSMENYCTLYYLENDEVKKRLLRISLSNILQQTETDLIKKCHRSYIINLEKVRNIKGNAQGYKLTLPKIDFEVPVSRSFISAIIPLLQELKK from the coding sequence ATGAAATATCTGCCTTCTTTAAAATCACATTCTTACCCCAAGTCTGAGTCGTTTGCAGAAATTCTACTCTCTTCATTTGGAGCAGGAATTATTGTATACCTTTTTCTGATTATATTTCAACCCTTTGGAACTGAAAGCTTCCACCATCCTCATAAATATCTCCTTCTTTTTCCTTACACGATCATTTTTGGAGCTGTATTTTTTATTTCAAACCTTTACACTTCCCGTCTCAATGATTGGAATATAGGTTCAGAATTATTAAAAATACTGATCATATTATTCTTGGGATCTATCCTAGCCTATTTTTACAATTCATTAGTTATCAGCAGAGTTTCTCTTAGTTTTGAAAATTATGGATACATGTTCCTTTATTCCTTAGCAGTAGGCATTCCTATTTCTACTATTTATGTCTTATCAAGGTATATCTATTTAAAGAAAAGCCATGAAAATATTGCTCGAAACATTGCCCCAATTTTAAATGACAACACTGGAAATTCAAAGGCTGAAATATTGACCATTCTGGTGAACAACACAGAAATAGCAATTTCTACAGCTGATTTCTTATGTGCTCAATCCATGGAAAACTATTGTACTTTATACTATTTAGAAAATGATGAAGTAAAAAAACGACTATTGAGAATAAGCTTATCCAATATTTTACAGCAAACAGAAACTGATCTCATCAAGAAATGCCACCGCTCTTATATTATTAACCTTGAAAAAGTAAGAAATATAAAAGGTAACGCTCAGGGCTACAAACTAACATTACCCAAGATCGACTTTGAAGTTCCCGTTTCAAGAAGCTTCATATCTGCCATTATCCCTTTATTACAAGAGCTTAAGAAATAA